GTTTCTCAATCCCAAGCTCTCCCAACTGCATGACCCCAAGCTCCTGCCAGATTTTGAACCTGCGGTGAAGGAGATTCTGGGGGCGAGGGAGCGGGGCGACCTCATCTTTATCCACGGCGACTATGACGTGGACGGCGTGACCAGCGCCGCGCTGCTCAGCCGGTTCCTCTCCAAGATCGACTGCAAGGTCCACACCCACGTGCCGCACCGCGAAAGGGAAGGCTACGGGATCAATGAGCAGATGGTCGAGGAGGCCGTCAAGCTCGGCGCAAAGCTTTTCCTCACCTGCGACTGCGGGATTTCTGCAATTGATCAGGTCAAGCGTGCCAAGGAAGCTGGGATGCGCGTGGTGGTGACCGACCACCACACCATCGGCGAGCAGTTGCCGGCGGCGGAGGCCGTGGTCAACCCGCACCGGTCGGACTCAAAGTACCCCTTTGCCGAACTCAGCGGGGCCGGAGTGGTCTTCAAGCTCTGCGCGGGGATCGCCGAGGAGCTGGGTTTGCCGCTGGCCAACTACTACCGCGCCTACCTGGACCTTGCGGCGCTCGGAACAGTGGCCGACATCATGCCGCTGCGCGGCGAAAACCGGATCATCGCCAAATTCGGCCTGGAGCATCTCCGGGACTCCAAGAAGGCGGGTCTGCGCGCCCTGATGCGGGAGTCGCGGCTGGAGGAACGCGCGGCAAAAGGCTTGAAGGCTTGGGACATCTCGTTTGTGCTGGGACCGCGGTTGAACGCTGCCGGCCGCGTGGACGACGCCAAGCTGGCGCTGGAACTCCTCATGGCGACCGACGAGCAGCAGGCTGCGCCGCTTGCCAGGCGGATCGAAGAGCTCAACACCCAGCGCAAAACCGAGCAGGAACAAATCGTCAAGGAGGCGATTGAGCAGGTCTTGCTGACTGGCCAGGCCGAGAATCCTGTGATCTTCGTCTGGAATGAGAAGTGGCACGGCGGGCTCGTCGGGATCGTGGCCGGCAAGCTCGTCGAGACCTTCCATCGTCCCGCATTTGTGGCGACG
This genomic stretch from Armatimonadota bacterium harbors:
- the recJ gene encoding single-stranded-DNA-specific exonuclease RecJ; its protein translation is MISPIQRSWTLLPRDPEAEQALSGALGIRPLMAALLVQRGYADPESAEEFLNPKLSQLHDPKLLPDFEPAVKEILGARERGDLIFIHGDYDVDGVTSAALLSRFLSKIDCKVHTHVPHREREGYGINEQMVEEAVKLGAKLFLTCDCGISAIDQVKRAKEAGMRVVVTDHHTIGEQLPAAEAVVNPHRSDSKYPFAELSGAGVVFKLCAGIAEELGLPLANYYRAYLDLAALGTVADIMPLRGENRIIAKFGLEHLRDSKKAGLRALMRESRLEERAAKGLKAWDISFVLGPRLNAAGRVDDAKLALELLMATDEQQAAPLARRIEELNTQRKTEQEQIVKEAIEQVLLTGQAENPVIFVWNEKWHGGLVGIVAGKLVETFHRPAFVATVDAESGKLRGSARSIEGFHLADAVRAHAEIMTGGGHAMAAGFGAQKELSETVHGALKAYGESQLTPEMLVKRHFADIEMSPEQIDFLSVEELERMEPFGEANREPVVWLRKVPVVEVKQTKNPAHPQLVVKVGGGVAKAPAFNLGERFEGLRGGFEAEQLRVKDFEVMG